The following are encoded together in the Roseobacter denitrificans OCh 114 genome:
- a CDS encoding VWA domain-containing protein gives MFELADPWILLLLPLPYLAARFLGPAQMAGGAIKVPDRVGDGLLAAGRHRAARSDLRLQQGLLWAIWVLLLLAAAGPRDLAPVSALKVTGRDLAIVLDLSGSMVRDDFDLDGRQVTRRDAVATVGADFARRRGGDRVALVVFGSEAYFAAPFSFDVEAIARQIEGAQIGISGRATSISDGLGLALKRMENSEAASRVVILLSDGVNNAGATNPRGVAELAAQMGVRVHTIALGPKDLSTADPGERGVVDAATLRAISEISGGESFRVRTTEDLVAVGEALDALEATDSDGLAAEVFHDYWMWPAGLAALLGLGYGWRELT, from the coding sequence TTGTTTGAACTGGCCGACCCGTGGATTTTGCTCTTGTTGCCGCTGCCCTATCTGGCGGCGCGGTTCCTCGGGCCCGCGCAGATGGCAGGCGGTGCGATCAAGGTGCCGGACCGGGTGGGCGATGGCTTGCTGGCAGCCGGGCGGCACCGGGCGGCGCGCTCCGATCTGCGTCTGCAGCAAGGACTCCTGTGGGCGATCTGGGTGCTGCTCTTGCTGGCCGCAGCGGGGCCGCGCGATCTGGCACCGGTCTCGGCGCTCAAGGTCACGGGGCGTGATCTGGCCATCGTACTGGATCTGTCCGGTTCCATGGTGCGCGATGATTTTGATCTTGATGGCCGTCAAGTCACGCGGCGCGATGCGGTCGCGACGGTTGGCGCGGATTTCGCGCGCCGTCGCGGCGGGGATCGCGTGGCATTGGTCGTCTTTGGCTCTGAGGCATATTTTGCCGCGCCTTTTTCGTTCGATGTCGAAGCGATTGCGCGCCAGATAGAGGGTGCGCAGATCGGCATATCGGGACGCGCGACCAGCATATCCGACGGGCTTGGCCTCGCGCTCAAACGCATGGAGAACAGCGAGGCTGCGTCGCGGGTTGTGATACTGCTGTCGGACGGAGTCAATAATGCGGGGGCCACCAATCCGCGCGGTGTGGCGGAACTGGCCGCGCAGATGGGCGTGCGGGTTCATACCATTGCGCTGGGTCCCAAGGATTTGAGCACTGCCGATCCCGGTGAACGCGGGGTGGTGGATGCGGCAACCCTGCGCGCGATTTCCGAGATTTCGGGGGGGGAGAGTTTTCGCGTCAGAACAACCGAAGATCTGGTCGCCGTGGGCGAAGCACTGGATGCACTGGAAGCCACCGACAGCGACGGCTTGGCCGCCGAAGTGTTCCACGACTACTGGATGTGGCCTGCGGGTCTTGCGGCCTTGCTTGGCCTCGGCTACGGCTGGAGGGAGCTGACATGA
- a CDS encoding vWA domain-containing protein — MSDLALTLLRPWWLLGLPVLIGVGWWMYTRRGGLGDWQKATDPALLRAMMALDRVDNSASRAPLLAMLSAVGVTLLALSGPAVERRDALSFRNLDGVLFVVDTSASVTENARWPQMLTMGRFGIAALGTRPGGLIVFGGDAYVASDMTLDHLQLGQTLSLLDAQTVPDPGSRPERGLAMALDVLREADVIAGDVVLLTDGAGLGSETLQVAAQIAAQGARLSLVSLDAPSPAFATHATAGKGTVFTLAETDAFSAWMAESARTRLEAQNFPLLFWKDMGRYLLVLALLPLLLLFRRQVA, encoded by the coding sequence ATGAGCGACCTTGCGCTGACCCTGCTACGCCCCTGGTGGCTTCTGGGGCTGCCTGTCTTGATCGGCGTCGGCTGGTGGATGTATACGCGGCGCGGCGGGCTGGGTGATTGGCAAAAGGCGACTGATCCGGCACTGCTGCGGGCCATGATGGCGCTGGACCGGGTGGACAACAGCGCCAGCCGCGCGCCGCTTCTGGCGATGCTGTCCGCGGTTGGTGTGACGCTGCTGGCGCTGTCCGGACCGGCGGTGGAACGGCGCGACGCGCTGTCCTTTCGCAATCTTGATGGGGTGCTTTTTGTCGTCGATACCTCGGCCAGCGTGACCGAAAATGCGCGCTGGCCCCAGATGCTGACCATGGGGCGGTTTGGTATCGCGGCATTGGGCACACGTCCCGGCGGGTTGATCGTTTTTGGCGGTGACGCCTATGTCGCATCCGACATGACGCTCGATCATCTGCAATTGGGTCAGACGTTGTCGCTGCTGGATGCGCAGACGGTGCCGGACCCCGGCTCGCGCCCGGAACGCGGTCTTGCGATGGCGCTGGATGTGCTGCGCGAGGCTGACGTGATCGCGGGGGATGTGGTTTTGTTGACCGATGGCGCTGGTCTGGGGTCTGAAACACTGCAAGTGGCAGCGCAGATCGCCGCGCAGGGCGCGCGCCTGTCGCTGGTGTCGCTGGACGCACCGTCGCCTGCCTTTGCGACCCATGCGACGGCGGGAAAGGGCACGGTCTTTACCCTCGCAGAGACGGATGCGTTCTCGGCGTGGATGGCCGAAAGCGCCCGCACCCGGCTGGAAGCGCAGAATTTTCCGCTGCTGTTCTGGAAAGACATGGGCCGCTATTTGCTGGTTCTGGCGCTGTTGCCACTGCTGTTGCTGTTTCGCAGGCAGGTCGCATGA
- a CDS encoding AAA family ATPase produces the protein MDKRPDPSQPGVAALSSYLANGLVGHEILIERLLVALLAGGHLLVEGPPGLAKTRAVKWLSDAVEGSFARIQCTPDLMPSDLTGTPVYKPQDGSFEFVQGPVFNNLVLVDEINRAPPKVQSALLEAMAEHQVTAGNETHALPDPFLVVATQNPIEHDGTFPLPEAQLDRFLLHVVLELPGLETERQILDLVEAEAQSGAPKIQALTLDALADARASVNAVHLAPELRDYIVRLVMATREGPQAQDIEHAVSPRGSLALAAAAKARAFLKGRDYAMPEDVAALAGDALAHRMVLSWRAVADGRKARDVVADVLNAVEPL, from the coding sequence ATGGACAAAAGACCAGACCCTTCACAACCGGGCGTGGCGGCGCTGTCGTCCTATCTGGCGAATGGTCTGGTGGGCCATGAAATCCTGATTGAACGGCTCTTGGTGGCGCTGCTGGCGGGGGGGCATCTGCTGGTTGAGGGGCCACCGGGCCTCGCCAAGACCCGCGCGGTCAAATGGCTGTCGGACGCGGTCGAGGGCAGTTTCGCGCGCATCCAATGCACGCCCGACCTGATGCCGTCGGATCTCACCGGCACACCGGTTTACAAGCCGCAGGACGGCAGTTTCGAATTTGTGCAGGGGCCGGTGTTCAATAACCTCGTGCTGGTGGATGAGATCAACCGCGCACCGCCCAAGGTGCAATCCGCCCTGTTGGAGGCGATGGCCGAACATCAGGTAACCGCGGGTAATGAAACGCACGCTTTGCCTGATCCGTTTCTCGTGGTGGCCACGCAAAACCCGATTGAACATGACGGCACCTTCCCTCTGCCCGAAGCGCAGCTTGACCGGTTCCTGCTGCATGTGGTGCTGGAACTGCCGGGGCTGGAGACCGAACGTCAGATCCTTGATCTGGTCGAAGCCGAAGCGCAAAGCGGCGCGCCAAAAATACAGGCGCTGACGCTGGACGCACTCGCCGATGCCCGCGCCAGTGTGAACGCCGTGCATCTGGCGCCTGAGTTGCGCGATTACATCGTGCGGCTGGTGATGGCCACGCGGGAAGGGCCGCAGGCACAGGATATCGAACATGCGGTTTCGCCGCGCGGCTCGCTGGCGCTGGCGGCCGCTGCCAAGGCGCGCGCGTTTCTCAAGGGGCGCGATTATGCCATGCCTGAAGACGTGGCGGCACTGGCCGGGGATGCGCTGGCGCACCGCATGGTGCTCAGCTGGCGCGCGGTGGCGGATGGGCGCAAGGCCCGCGACGTCGTGGCGGATGTTCTGAACGCTGTTGAGCCGTTGTGA
- a CDS encoding tetratricopeptide repeat protein: MRVLALLTVAAVALALLLGGAAPFGRVLMAAGMPGLAAGFFDDPEWQGAALYRAGDYDAAADRFAQASALFNLGNAEAHRGNHAAALEAFDMAHARGHPDALANFDVVAAYFAGLGIGPEMLALFGKRKDGPTAESFVARGDARAAGTGSEVTNNNTMLGLTELESRGQLGVRRVFDDKFMRADARWLKQLSDVPGEYLAARIAMEHKRRVKLGLSPAAPEDPR, translated from the coding sequence ATGAGGGTGCTTGCGCTCCTCACGGTCGCGGCGGTTGCGCTTGCGCTGCTGCTTGGGGGGGCGGCCCCTTTCGGGCGCGTGTTGATGGCGGCAGGGATGCCGGGGCTGGCGGCCGGTTTTTTCGATGATCCCGAATGGCAGGGTGCAGCCCTCTACCGGGCGGGGGATTACGATGCGGCGGCAGATCGCTTTGCGCAGGCATCGGCCCTGTTCAACCTCGGCAATGCCGAGGCGCATCGCGGCAATCACGCAGCCGCTCTCGAAGCATTCGACATGGCGCATGCGCGTGGACATCCGGATGCTTTGGCAAATTTCGACGTGGTGGCGGCCTATTTTGCGGGGCTCGGCATAGGCCCTGAAATGCTCGCGCTGTTTGGCAAGCGCAAGGATGGACCCACAGCCGAGAGTTTCGTGGCGCGCGGGGATGCGCGCGCTGCCGGCACCGGTAGTGAGGTGACCAACAACAACACCATGCTGGGCCTGACGGAGCTGGAAAGCCGCGGGCAACTTGGCGTGCGCCGTGTTTTTGATGATAAATTCATGCGGGCCGATGCGCGCTGGCTCAAGCAGCTATCGGATGTGCCGGGGGAATATCTGGCCGCGCGGATCGCGATGGAACACAAACGGCGCGTCAAGCTGGGCCTGTCGCCCGCCGCGCCGGAGGATCCGCGATGA
- a CDS encoding DUF58 domain-containing protein — MNAALEAPGVALGTEALIALRRVALSSDAAPVLAALPGGFATRRKGHGLEVADMREYVAGDDIRHLDRGTTARSGRLHVRQFQEERDRVTLLVADFRPAMFWGLRRAFRSVAAAEALALIGWNVVESGGRVGLLAVTVDETVIVPPRGRTRGMLDVIGGMVQAHSTGLSAMAAGQGTDPPLDLALSRADRLVPSGAELVIASGFDTPGEGLADRLDALARRRTPRLVWITDDAASRMPQGRYPVRLADGRRIRLFLGAKQAEPMGHIRQIMGRPALVLDAGDTVEQTARRIVAAFPAERAA; from the coding sequence GTGAACGCGGCGCTGGAAGCTCCCGGCGTTGCTCTGGGCACTGAAGCCCTGATTGCGCTCAGGCGCGTTGCCCTCAGTTCTGACGCGGCCCCGGTGCTGGCCGCCTTGCCCGGTGGTTTTGCCACGCGCCGCAAAGGTCACGGGCTGGAGGTCGCCGATATGCGCGAATACGTGGCGGGGGATGACATTCGCCACCTTGATCGTGGCACAACAGCGCGCTCGGGTCGTTTGCATGTGCGCCAGTTTCAGGAGGAACGCGACCGCGTCACCCTGCTGGTCGCCGATTTCCGGCCTGCGATGTTCTGGGGGTTGCGGCGGGCGTTTCGCTCCGTCGCAGCGGCGGAGGCGCTGGCCCTGATCGGCTGGAACGTCGTGGAAAGCGGGGGGCGCGTCGGTCTGCTGGCGGTGACGGTGGATGAAACGGTGATCGTGCCACCGCGCGGGCGCACGCGCGGCATGCTGGATGTGATCGGCGGCATGGTGCAGGCGCATAGCACCGGCCTGTCTGCGATGGCGGCGGGGCAAGGCACCGACCCGCCACTTGATCTGGCCTTGTCGCGCGCCGACAGGCTGGTTCCCTCCGGTGCGGAACTGGTCATTGCCTCGGGCTTTGACACACCGGGCGAAGGCTTGGCGGATCGGCTGGATGCTTTGGCGCGCCGTCGCACCCCGCGTCTGGTCTGGATCACCGATGATGCTGCGTCCCGCATGCCGCAGGGTCGCTATCCTGTCAGGCTGGCAGATGGGCGGCGCATCCGGCTTTTCCTGGGGGCGAAACAGGCAGAACCCATGGGCCATATTCGCCAGATCATGGGCCGGCCCGCGCTTGTGCTGGATGCGGGCGATACGGTGGAACAAACCGCGCGCCGCATCGTTGCGGCCTTTCCGGCGGAGCGCGCGGCATGA